In Modestobacter versicolor, a single genomic region encodes these proteins:
- a CDS encoding sigma-70 family RNA polymerase sigma factor, giving the protein MTGLIAERPGTTTASELEPRLAEHRRELTGYCYRMLGSAFDAEDAVQETMVRAWRSLDRLQGSGALRSWLYRIATNVCLDSLDGRKRRALPVDLSEDSFAPVEASLDGVLPDGAWVEPALDRQVLPVGGDPADLAVQKESVRLAFVAALQFLPPRQRAVLILRDVLRWKADEVAVLLETSVAAVNSALQRARATLAVQQAAEEPAAPTVADDHAALLDRYLDAFARYDIDALVALLHEDAVMDMPPYAMWLRSSADIATWFVGPGAECRGSHVVPLELNGNPAFAQWRPSGPNGEFEPWAVHALQFTDGRVTRMTAFLDTRLFDLFGLPRHPTPA; this is encoded by the coding sequence ATGACCGGTCTGATCGCCGAACGGCCCGGCACGACCACCGCCAGCGAGCTCGAACCGCGGCTGGCCGAGCACCGGCGCGAGCTCACCGGCTACTGCTACCGGATGCTCGGGTCCGCCTTCGACGCCGAGGACGCCGTCCAGGAGACGATGGTCCGGGCCTGGCGCTCGCTGGACCGGTTGCAGGGCAGCGGCGCGCTGCGGTCGTGGCTGTACCGGATCGCCACCAACGTCTGCCTGGACTCCCTCGACGGCCGCAAGCGCCGGGCGCTGCCGGTCGACCTCTCCGAGGACTCCTTCGCCCCGGTCGAGGCGTCCCTGGACGGCGTGCTGCCCGACGGCGCCTGGGTCGAGCCGGCCCTCGACCGGCAGGTGCTCCCGGTCGGCGGCGACCCGGCCGACCTGGCGGTGCAGAAGGAGTCGGTGCGGCTGGCCTTCGTCGCGGCCCTGCAGTTCCTGCCGCCGCGGCAGCGGGCGGTGCTGATCCTGCGCGACGTGCTGCGCTGGAAGGCCGACGAGGTCGCGGTGCTGCTGGAGACCTCGGTGGCGGCGGTGAACAGCGCGCTGCAGCGGGCCCGGGCCACCCTCGCCGTGCAGCAGGCGGCGGAGGAGCCGGCGGCGCCCACGGTGGCCGACGACCACGCCGCCCTGCTCGACCGCTACCTCGACGCGTTCGCCCGCTACGACATCGACGCGCTGGTCGCCCTGCTGCACGAGGACGCCGTGATGGACATGCCGCCCTACGCCATGTGGCTGCGCAGCTCCGCCGACATCGCCACCTGGTTCGTCGGGCCGGGGGCGGAGTGCCGCGGCTCGCACGTGGTCCCGCTGGAGCTCAACGGCAACCCGGCGTTCGCGCAGTGGCGGCCCAGCGGTCCGAACGGTGAGTTCGAGCCGTGGGCCGTCCACGCGCTGCAGTTCACCGACGGGCGGGTCACCCGGATGACCGCCTTCCTGGACACCCGGCTGTTCGACCTCTTCGGCCTGCCCCGGCACCCCACCCCCGCCTGA